A region from the Dermacentor andersoni chromosome 11, qqDerAnde1_hic_scaffold, whole genome shotgun sequence genome encodes:
- the LOC126530872 gene encoding putative nuclease HARBI1, with product MSPMRKKALLVAAIDELFSSSSDSEDDMLIDLVQKQCGEERPKVDRFVERVVRRLDDTGFRKHFRVSRSACYRLIADYENSSFYPKHHGGPHAQKSAEEHVLSFLWFAGNKTTERAVAVMFGMAESTVNGIIEHVAGFLDSISADVVRFPDTPEKKRAASAEFEEISGFPNVLGCIDGTYIETRCPAGKIASTYTNRHDKKSYGVQAICTADRKFVDVFLGPTGKMHDADTFKRSFALDKLPGVCEGKYHLLGDAAYPLREYLLTPFRGYGSLTPECVKYNLRLSQTRVRIENAFGLLKGRFRQLLYLEFWTVKKATLFILTCCVLHNMCIEGGDSGLDYEDVGTTNASRPNPIEMLASVDSKTEKVLKQLGEKKRKQIVRYLQTIQ from the exons ATGTCGCCAATGAGAAAgaaagcgctgctagttgccgcaatcgatgagcttttttcaagttcgtctgacagcgaagacgacatgctgatcgacctcgtccaaaaacaatgtggtgaagagcggccgaaagtggacaggttcgttgaacgggtcgtcaggcgCCTCGACGACACCGGA TTCCGAAAGCATTTCCGGGTAAGCAGAAGCGCCTGCTACCGTCTGATTGCGGATTACGAGAACTCCAGTTTTTATCCAAAGCATCATGGAGGTCCACATGCGCAAAAATCGGCTGAGGAGCACGTTCTTTCGTTTCTTTG GTTTGCAGGAAATAAGACTACCGAGCgagccgtcgccgtcatgtttgGAATGGCGGAGAGCACTGTGAATGGAATCATCGAACATGTGGCGGGCTTCTTGGACAGCATCAGCGCGGATGTGGTGCGCTTCCCAGAcacgcctgaaaaaaaaagagcagccagCGCCGAGTTCGAAGAA ATTTCAGGTTTTCCAAATGTCTTGGGATGTATTGACGGGACATACATAGAAACGAGGTGTCCAGCCGGGAAGATTGCCTCAACATATACAAACAGGCATGACAAGAAGTCATACGGCGTTCAGGCAATTTGCACTGCTGATCGCAAGTTTGTGGATGTGTTCCTTGGTCCCACAGGCAAGATGCACGACGCTGACACATTCAAGCGCAGTTTTGCTTTAGATAAACTGCCAGGAGTTTGTGAAGGCAAGTATCATCTGCTTGGTGATGCTGCCTATCCACTCCGAGAATATCTCCTGACACCATTCAGGGGCTATGGTTCCCTGACCCCTGAATGTGTAAAATATAACTTGCGCTTGAGCCAAACACGAGTACGCATTGAAAATGCTTTTGGCTTGCTGAAAGGACGTTTCAGGCAACTTTTGTACTTGGAATTCTGGACAGTGAAGAAGGCCACATTGTTCATTCTTACATGCTGCGTACTCCACAACATGTGCATTGAAGGAGGGGACAGTGGCCTTGACTATGAGGATGTGGGTACCACAAATGCCAGCAGGCCAAACCCGATTGAAATGCTAGCTTCTGTAGACTCAAAAACAGAAAAAGTACTGAAGCAGCTAGGAGAAAAGAAACGGAAGCAAATTGTACGGTACCTTCAGACCATTCAGTGA